A stretch of Brassica napus cultivar Da-Ae chromosome C6, Da-Ae, whole genome shotgun sequence DNA encodes these proteins:
- the LOC106418665 gene encoding uncharacterized protein LOC106418665 isoform X1 yields the protein MPSLGTFSDFAPVHPSLQAHLVPQSINHAKTLPNPWIQSTFSKTSKFYTGHLYVRRRKVLITAVATVETKYPAQKEQEQSYPFSSSDASKPSDDGEDVDDSEKLRRMRISKANRGNTPWNKGRKHSPETLQKIRERTKIAMQNPKIKMKLANLGHAQNEETRLKIGEGVRMRWARRKEMRKVQETCHFEWQNLLAEAARKGYTDEQEFLWDSYKIMDQQNQLEWLVSVEQRKAVRGAKSNRRAPKSPEQRRKIAEAIAAKWADPAYRERVCSGLAKYHGIPEGGERRRRRPSGNAEPRKKNPTSKTTREPETERQIKVKVVKVRKRRTPVYKDPLASTKLEMIKSIRAKRVAEESKKMDAVERARLLIREAEKAAKVLEIAAMTSPVAQTSLLESKMLITKATQLIESIEMRQIASDEDATSPQPSNSLPDVDTESDQEQPGDVNGTYTFTINGESLHLNMKPSDLPTFNIEGTTKQPNGTRVYPPPESNGAIKLTESPYLPNGSNVYQGTEEKAESLESGNVTKKWVRGRLVEVAEAA from the exons ATGCCTTCTTTAGGTACCTTCTCTG ATTTTGCTCCTGTCCACCCTTCCTTGCAAGCTCATCTTGTTCCACAGAGTATTAACCATGCTAAAACCCTACCTAATCCATGGATACAATCCACTTTCTCCAAGACTTCGAAATTTTACACGGGTCATCTTTATGTACGAAGACGCAAAGTCCTTATCACTGCAGTGGCCACTGTTGAAACCAAATATCCTGCTCAGAAAGAACAAGAGCAAAGCTATcccttttcttcttctgatgCTTCAAAACCCTCTGATGATGGAGAAGATGTGGATGATAGCGAAAAGTTGAGAAGGATGAGGATCTCCAAAGCAAATAGAGGGAACACTCCTTGGAACAAAGGCAGGAAGCATAGTCCTG AGACCCTACAGAAGATTAGAGAAAGGACAAAGATTGCAATGCAAAACCCAAAG ATCAAGATGAAGTTAGCAAACCTCGGACACGCTCAAAA CGAGGAGACACGGTTGAAGATTGGGGAGGGAGTGCGGATGCGATGGGCAAGGCGGAAGGAGATGAGGAAAGTGCAGGAGACATGTCATTTCGAGTGGCAGAACTTGCTAGCAGAAGCTGCTAGAAAAGGATATACAGACGAACAAGAGTTTCTGTGGGATTCTTACAAGATTATGGATCAGCAGAATCAGCTGGAATGGCTGGTGAGTGTAGAGCAGAGGAAAGCCGTTAGAGGAGCTAAAAGCAACAGAAGAGCTCCAAAATCTCCGGAACAAAGAAGGAAAATTGCAGAGGCAATTGCTGCTAAATGGGCTGATCCA GCTTACCGTGAAAGGGTTTGCTCTGGCTTGGCGAAGTATCACGGTATACCTGAAGGTGGCGAAAGGCGACGTAGAAGACCAAGTGGGAATGCAGAGCCTAGAAAGAAGAACCCTACAAGTAAAACTACAAGAGAACCAGAGACCGAACGGCAAATTAAAGTTAAAGTAGTGAAAGTAAGAAAGCGCAGAACACCTGTTTATAAAGATCCTCTCGCGAGTACTAAACTTGAAATGATAAAAAGCATCAGAGCAAAAAGAGTTGCAGAAGAATCTAAGAAGATGGATGCTGTGGAACGAGCAAG GCTTTTGATCAGGGAAGCTGAGAAAGCTGCCAAGGTCCTTGAGATTGCTGCTATGACAAGCCCTGTTGCTCAAACATCTTTGCTAGAGAGTAAAATGCTCATAACAAAAGCAACACAGCTGATTGAATCTATAGAAATGAGGCAGATagcttcagatgaggatgcgACTTCACCTCAGCCTAGTAATAGTCTTCCTGATGTAGACACTGAATCCGATCAAGAACAACCAGGAGATGTTAACGGAACATACACATTCACCATCAACGGAGAGAGTCTTCACTTGAACATGAAGCCTAGCGATTTGCCGACATTCAACATAGAAGGTACTACAAAACAACCAAACGGAACCAGAGTCTATCCACCACCAGAGTCTAATGGAGCTATCAAGCTTACTGAGAGCCCTTATCTTCCAAATGGTTCAAACGTGTACCAGGGAACGGAAGAAAAGGCTGAGTCTTTGGAGTCAGGAAATGTAACTAAGAAGTGGGTTCGTGGAAGGCTTGTAGAAGTCGCAGAAGCAGCCTGA
- the LOC106348207 gene encoding F-box protein At1g53790-like, giving the protein MGPMKNLRQLYLEAQGTQCPNLGIDLPFDLVMEILSRVPAKSIKRFCCVSRLWGYILSLPCFTELFLTKYPCRPPLLLFTFENKESIFFFSAPQPRNPGDDSSLVPARYNVHRKHYPKDYSVRVGSPLGGFICRQDKGKVDTIVVSNPVTGESIFLPEVKSKNINIQMIPFLGYDPINKQFKVLCVKFEDVPNTSDDHQILTLGNNKKHLWRTTLCKPHYPKSNGICIDGILYYSAGFDWGTRVSTIVCFDVRSEKFSFINIDLCMFMTCACTLINYKGKLGALQFTLSNPRCLVSWVLEDAGKCKWSKCVYTIPPLWNNIVGRSDLDIVGVTSGGEVVLATMHLLHPFCIYYYNPKGNTFIRVLIQGLEGFVRARVYTSLDYAENLKHMTEYDKGVNTNIYS; this is encoded by the exons ATGGGCCCCATGAAAAATCTAAGGCAGCTTTACTTGGAAGCTCAAGGAACACAATGTCCGAACTTAGGAATAGATTTGCCATTCGATCTCGTCATGGAGATTTTGTCGAGAGTTCCAGCAAAGAGTATAAAAAGGTTTTGTTGCGTATCGAGATTGTGGGGATACATACTTAGCCTTCCTTGTTTTACCGAGTTGTTCCTGACCAAGTATCCGTGTCGTCCACCCCTACTCTTGTTCACCTTTGAAAATAAGGAGAGTATATTCTTCTTCTCTGCACCTCAGCCTCGGAATCCGGGTGATGATTCATCTCTTGTACCTGCTCGTTATAATGTTCACCGCAAGCATTATCCCAAAGATTATTCAGTTAGAGTTGGTTCTCCTCTTGGGGGATTCATCTGTCGTCAAGATAAGGGAAAAGTAGATACTATAGTTGTTAGTAACCCCGTCACAGGAGAGTCAATATTCTTACCAGAGGTGAAATCCAAGAACATTAATATCCAGATGATACCTTTTTTAGGATATGATCCCATCAACAAACAGTTCAAAGTATTGTGCGTCAAGTTTGAGGATGTCCCAAATACGTCTGATGACCATCAAATTCTGACATTGGggaataataaaaaacatttatggaGAACAACCCTATGCAAACCCCATTATCCTAAATCTAATGGAATATGCATTGATGGTATTTTGTATTATTCAGCTGGGTTTGATTGGGGGACAAGGGTTTCCACGATAGTCTGCTTTGATGTCAGGTCCGAGAAGTTTAGCTTTATCAACATAGATCTATGCATGTTTATGACTTGTGCTTGTACTTTGATCAACTACAAGGGTAAATTAGGTGCCCTCCAGTTTACATTATCGAATCCAAGATGTCTTGTGTCTTGGGTTCTTGAGGATGCTGGAAAATGTAAATGGTCCAAATGTGTCTACACTATACCTCCTTTGTGGAACAACATAGTTGGTCGTTCTGACTTGGACATTGTTGGAGTGACATCTGGAGGTGAAGTTGTGTTGGCCACGATGCATCTGCTTCATCCATTTTGCATTTATTACTACAATCCCAAGGGCAACACTTTCATAAGAGTTCTAATCCAAGGTCTGGAAGGGTTTGTACGTGCGAGAGTTTACACTTCTCTAGACTATGCTGAGAATTTGAAACATAT gACTGAGTATGACAAAGGAGTGAACACAAACATTTACTCTTAA
- the LOC106351964 gene encoding uncharacterized protein C23H3.12c-like — MRARLVVFPIKGRKWCFSRSVDPFASQTPSGVTPTTLRGLWKKLSSESKPINANAELLVDFISDKMNKAWTGLEKAPEGSMKNKIHGLGLKLLARVKPSEIFLKSISKEVTSIQVSYPPSLDPRLVRRRLRHIALSGTILHKKYLIGSVTLLPLTSAFMVLPLPNIPFFWVLFRTYSHWRALQGSEQLLKLLPNQTDDESNNNKKKPQSPTCVFLPSEELCQLLGEASEEGWLSEETIVEICKLFHLNKIDVLKYRNLV; from the exons ATGAGAGCGAGATTGGTGGTGTTCCCGATCAAAGGGAGGAAGTGGTGTTTCAGCAGATCTGTTGATCCTTTCGCTTCTCAGACTCCCTCCGGTGTTACTCCGACCACTCTACGAGGTTTATGGAAGAAGTTATCGTCTGAGTCGAAGCCCATCAATGCCAACGCAGAGCTTCTTGTCGATTTCATCTCTGACAAG ATGAACAAAGCGTGGACGGGTCTTGAGAAAGCGCCTGAAGGGTCAATGAAGAACAAGATTCATGG GTTAGGATTGAAGCTTCTGGCTCGTGTTAAGCCGTCTGAAATATTCTTGAAGTCTATATCTAAGGAGGTCACTTCCATACAAGTCTCTTATCCTCCTAG TTTAGATCCTAGACTTGTACGCAGGAGACTACGCCACATTGCTTTGAG TGGAACAATCCTGCACAAGAAGTACCTGATTGGTTCAGTAACTTTGCTTCCATTGACCAGTGCATTTATG GTATTGCCATTACCAAACATTCCATTCTTCTGGGTCTTATTCCGCACATATTCCCACTGGCGAGCTCTTCAG GGAAGCGAGCAGCTGCTTAAGCTCCTCCCAAACCAAACTGATGATGAAAGCAATAACAACAAGAAGAAGCCTCAATCTCCCACATGT GTTTTTCTGCCATCAGAGGAGCTATGCCAGCTACTTGGTGAAGCTAGCGAGGAAGGATGGCTTAGTGAGGAGACCATAGTAGAGATTTGCAAATTATTTCATCTCAATAAGATTGATGTTCTTAAATATCGCAATCTAGTCTAA
- the LOC106350500 gene encoding 26S proteasome regulatory subunit 7 homolog A-like translates to MASMGANQNASQFYITLCDNLHSFDGKHTVFGVVVDEGRDTMSQLKESSVNKEHRPYKPIMIIGMEIIDDPFDDPPKLAQLIPVSTDEEGDSVSTGGSTDEEHELRVCLWNQKLKGSGPYSAAIKKVEKEVEDLAKKINYLCDTDTGLAPSSQWDLASDKRMIKEEILPLALAIKFLPRKCSLSHARWKYQIQIPLPPKIDHRVTMMTVEEKPDVTCNDVGGCKEQIEKIRAVVELPMLHPEKFVKLGIDPPKGVLCYGPPGTGKTLLARAVANRTDACFIRVIGSELVQKYVGEGARMVRELFQMARSKKACIVFFDEVDAIGGARFDDGVGGDNEVQRTMLEIVNQLDGFDARGNIKVLMATNRPDTLDPALLRPGRLDRKVEFGLPDLESRTQIFKIHTRTMNCERDIRFELLARLCPNSTGADIRSVCTEAGMYAIRARRKTVTEKDFLDAVNKVIKGYQKFSATPKYMPHYV, encoded by the exons ATGGCCAGTATGGGAGCAAATCAGAATGCATCTCAGTTCTATATCACTCTGTGTGATAATTTGCATTCCTTTGATGGGAAGCACACT gTGTTTGGCGTGGTGGTTGATGAGGGTCGAGACACTATGTCTCAGTTAAAAGAATCTTCCGTTAATAAAGAACACAGGCCTTATAAACCTATTATGATCATTGGCATGGAAATCATTGATGATCCGTTTGATGATCCTCCCAAGCTGGCTCAGTTGATACCTGTTTCAACTGATGAGGAAGGTGATTCTGTTTCAACTGGTGGTTCAACCGATGAGGAACATGAG TTACGAGTTTGCCTTTGGAATCAGAAACTTAAG GGGTCAGGGCCTTACTCTGCAGCTATAAAGAAAGTAGAGAAAGAAGTTGAGGATCTCGCCAAGAAGATCAACTATCTCTGTG ATACCGATACTGGGTTAGCTCCTTCCAGTCAATGGGATCTCGCATCTGATAAGCGGATGATTAAAGAGGAAAT TTTGCCGTTGGCCTTGGCGATAAAGTTTCTCCCTCGGAAATGCAGCTTGTC GCATGCGCGTTGG AAGTATCAGATACAGATTCCTCTACCTCCAAAAATCGATCATCGTGTGACCATGATGACTGTCGAAGAGAAACCTGATGTAACATGCAATGATGTTGGTGGCTGCAAGGAGCAGATTGAGAAGATAAGAGCG GTCGTTGAACTTCCAATGCTTCACCCGGAGAAGTTTGTGAAGCTTGGAATAGATCCTCCCAAGGGCGTTCTCTGCTACGGTCCTCCTGGTACCGGCAAAACCCTTCTCGCTAGAGCTGTTGCCAACAGAACCGATGCTTGCTTTATCAGGGTTATTGGCAGTGAGCTTGTTCAGAAGTATGTCGGCGAAGGAGCTAGGATGGTTCGTGAACTGTTTCAG ATGGCACGGTCCAAAAAGGCTTGCATTGTGTTCTTTGACGAAGTTGACGCCATTGGCGGTGCTAGATTTGATGACGGCGTAGGAGGTGACAACGAAGTCCAGCGTACTATGCTTGAGATTGTGAATCAGCTTGATGGGTTTGACGCACGTGGTAACATCAAGGTTCTTATGGCAACAAACAG GCCTGACACGCTGGACCCTGCTCTTCTACGTCCTGGACGTCTTGACCGTAAGGTTGAGTTTGGGTTGCCTGATCTGGAGAGCAGAACACAGATCTTCAAGATTCACACAAGAACCATGAACTGCGAGAGAGACATCCGTTTTGAGCTCCTTGCTCGCCTCTGCCCAAACTCAACTG GAGCTGATATCAGGAGTGTGTGCACTGAAGCTGGAATGTATGCAATCAGAGCTAGGAGAAAGACGGTGACTGAGAAAGACTTTCTGGATGCAGTGAACAAAGTCATCAAAGGTTATCAGAAGTTCAGTGCAACCCCCAAGTATATGCCCCATTacgtttag
- the LOC106348206 gene encoding 26S proteasome regulatory subunit 7 homolog A-like, producing MSRDIEDEIRDEKNPRPLDEDDIALLKTYGLGPYSAPIKKVEKEIKDLAKRINDLCGIKESDTGLAPPSQWDLVSDKQMMQEEQPLQVARCTKIISPNTEDAKYVINVKQIAKFVVGLGDKVSPTDIEEGMRVGVDRNKYQIQIPLPPKIDPSVTMMTVEEKPDVTYNDVGGCKEQIEKMREVVELPMLHPEKFVKLGIDPPKGVLCYGPPGTGKTLLARAVANRTDACFIRVIGSELVQKYVGEGARMVRELFQMARSKKACIVFFDEVDAIGGARFDDGVGGDNEVQRTMLEIVNQLDGFDARGNIKVLMATNRPDTLDPALLRPGRLDRKVEFGLPDLESRTQIFKIHTRTMNCERDIRFELLARLCPNSTGADIRSVCTEAGMYAIRARRKTVTEKDFLDAVNKVIKGYQKFSATPKYMVYN from the exons ATGTCGAGAGATATCGAAGATGAAATCAGAGACGAGAAGAACCCTCGCCCACTTGACGAAGATGATATCGCTCTCCTCAAGACTTAT GGGTTAGGGCCTTACTCTGCACCGATAAAGAAAGTAGAGAAAGAAATCAAGGACCTCGCCAAGAGGATCAACGATCTCTGCGGTATCAAGGAGTCTGATACTGGTTTAGCTCCTCCCAGTCAATGGGATCTCGTTTCTGATAAACAGATGATGCAAGAGGAGCAACCTCTCCag GTTGCTAGATGCACAAAGATTATTAGTCCAAACACTGAAGACGCCAAGTACGTCATTAATGTCAAACAGATTGCTAAG TTTGTCGTTGGCCTTGGTGATAAAGTGTCTCCCACTGACATTGAAGAAGGCATGCGCGTTGG AGTTGATAGGAATAAGTATCAGATACAGATTCCTCTGCCTCCCAAAATCGATCCTAGTGTCACCATGATGACTGTTGAAGAGAAACCTGATGTTACTTACAATGATGTTGGTGGCTGCAAGGAGCAGATTGAGAAGATGCGAGAG GTCGTTGAACTGCCAATGCTTCACCCGGAGAAGTTTGTGAAGCTTGGAATAGATCCTCCCAAGGGCGTTCTCTGCTACGGTCCTCCTGGTACCGGCAAAACCCTTCTCGCTAGAGCTGTTGCCAACAGAACCGATGCTTGCTTTATCAGGGTTATTGGCAGTGAGCTTGTTCAGAAGTATGTCGGCGAAGGAGCTAGGATGGTTCGTGAACTGTTTCAG ATGGCACGGTCCAAAAAAGCTTGCATTGTGTTCTTTGACGAAGTTGACGCCATTGGTGGTGCTAGATTTGATGACGGCGTAGGAGGTGACAACGAAGTCCAGCGTACTATGCTTGAGATTGTGAATCAGCTTGATGGGTTCGACGCACGTGGTAACATCAAGGTTCTTATGGCAACAAACAG GCCTGACACGCTGGACCCTGCTCTTCTACGTCCTGGACGTCTTGACCGTAAGGTTGAGTTTGGTTTGCCTGATCTGGAGAGCAGAACACAGATCTTCAAGATTCACACAAGAACCATGAACTGCGAGAGAGACATCCGTTTTGAGCTCCTTGCTCGCCTCTGCCCAAACTCAACTG GAGCTGATATCAGGAGTGTGTGCACTGAAGCTGGAATGTATGCAATCAGAGCTAGGAGAAAGACGGTGACTGAGAAAGACTTTCTGGATGCAGTGAACAAAGTCATCAAAGGTTATCAGAAGTTCAGTGCAACCCCCAAGTATATGGTTTACAACTAG
- the LOC106418665 gene encoding uncharacterized protein LOC106418665 isoform X3, whose translation MKLANLGHAQNEETRLKIGEGVRMRWARRKEMRKVQETCHFEWQNLLAEAARKGYTDEQEFLWDSYKIMDQQNQLEWLVSVEQRKAVRGAKSNRRAPKSPEQRRKIAEAIAAKWADPAYRERVCSGLAKYHGIPEGGERRRRRPSGNAEPRKKNPTSKTTREPETERQIKVKVVKVRKRRTPVYKDPLASTKLEMIKSIRAKRVAEESKKMDAVERARLLIREAEKAAKVLEIAAMTSPVAQTSLLESKMLITKATQLIESIEMRQIASDEDATSPQPSNSLPDVDTESDQEQPGDVNGTYTFTINGESLHLNMKPSDLPTFNIEGTTKQPNGTRVYPPPESNGAIKLTESPYLPNGSNVYQGTEEKAESLESGNVTKKWVRGRLVEVAEAA comes from the exons ATGAAGTTAGCAAACCTCGGACACGCTCAAAA CGAGGAGACACGGTTGAAGATTGGGGAGGGAGTGCGGATGCGATGGGCAAGGCGGAAGGAGATGAGGAAAGTGCAGGAGACATGTCATTTCGAGTGGCAGAACTTGCTAGCAGAAGCTGCTAGAAAAGGATATACAGACGAACAAGAGTTTCTGTGGGATTCTTACAAGATTATGGATCAGCAGAATCAGCTGGAATGGCTGGTGAGTGTAGAGCAGAGGAAAGCCGTTAGAGGAGCTAAAAGCAACAGAAGAGCTCCAAAATCTCCGGAACAAAGAAGGAAAATTGCAGAGGCAATTGCTGCTAAATGGGCTGATCCA GCTTACCGTGAAAGGGTTTGCTCTGGCTTGGCGAAGTATCACGGTATACCTGAAGGTGGCGAAAGGCGACGTAGAAGACCAAGTGGGAATGCAGAGCCTAGAAAGAAGAACCCTACAAGTAAAACTACAAGAGAACCAGAGACCGAACGGCAAATTAAAGTTAAAGTAGTGAAAGTAAGAAAGCGCAGAACACCTGTTTATAAAGATCCTCTCGCGAGTACTAAACTTGAAATGATAAAAAGCATCAGAGCAAAAAGAGTTGCAGAAGAATCTAAGAAGATGGATGCTGTGGAACGAGCAAG GCTTTTGATCAGGGAAGCTGAGAAAGCTGCCAAGGTCCTTGAGATTGCTGCTATGACAAGCCCTGTTGCTCAAACATCTTTGCTAGAGAGTAAAATGCTCATAACAAAAGCAACACAGCTGATTGAATCTATAGAAATGAGGCAGATagcttcagatgaggatgcgACTTCACCTCAGCCTAGTAATAGTCTTCCTGATGTAGACACTGAATCCGATCAAGAACAACCAGGAGATGTTAACGGAACATACACATTCACCATCAACGGAGAGAGTCTTCACTTGAACATGAAGCCTAGCGATTTGCCGACATTCAACATAGAAGGTACTACAAAACAACCAAACGGAACCAGAGTCTATCCACCACCAGAGTCTAATGGAGCTATCAAGCTTACTGAGAGCCCTTATCTTCCAAATGGTTCAAACGTGTACCAGGGAACGGAAGAAAAGGCTGAGTCTTTGGAGTCAGGAAATGTAACTAAGAAGTGGGTTCGTGGAAGGCTTGTAGAAGTCGCAGAAGCAGCCTGA
- the LOC106418665 gene encoding uncharacterized protein LOC106418665 isoform X2, with translation MPSLDFAPVHPSLQAHLVPQSINHAKTLPNPWIQSTFSKTSKFYTGHLYVRRRKVLITAVATVETKYPAQKEQEQSYPFSSSDASKPSDDGEDVDDSEKLRRMRISKANRGNTPWNKGRKHSPETLQKIRERTKIAMQNPKIKMKLANLGHAQNEETRLKIGEGVRMRWARRKEMRKVQETCHFEWQNLLAEAARKGYTDEQEFLWDSYKIMDQQNQLEWLVSVEQRKAVRGAKSNRRAPKSPEQRRKIAEAIAAKWADPAYRERVCSGLAKYHGIPEGGERRRRRPSGNAEPRKKNPTSKTTREPETERQIKVKVVKVRKRRTPVYKDPLASTKLEMIKSIRAKRVAEESKKMDAVERARLLIREAEKAAKVLEIAAMTSPVAQTSLLESKMLITKATQLIESIEMRQIASDEDATSPQPSNSLPDVDTESDQEQPGDVNGTYTFTINGESLHLNMKPSDLPTFNIEGTTKQPNGTRVYPPPESNGAIKLTESPYLPNGSNVYQGTEEKAESLESGNVTKKWVRGRLVEVAEAA, from the exons ATGCCTTCTTTAG ATTTTGCTCCTGTCCACCCTTCCTTGCAAGCTCATCTTGTTCCACAGAGTATTAACCATGCTAAAACCCTACCTAATCCATGGATACAATCCACTTTCTCCAAGACTTCGAAATTTTACACGGGTCATCTTTATGTACGAAGACGCAAAGTCCTTATCACTGCAGTGGCCACTGTTGAAACCAAATATCCTGCTCAGAAAGAACAAGAGCAAAGCTATcccttttcttcttctgatgCTTCAAAACCCTCTGATGATGGAGAAGATGTGGATGATAGCGAAAAGTTGAGAAGGATGAGGATCTCCAAAGCAAATAGAGGGAACACTCCTTGGAACAAAGGCAGGAAGCATAGTCCTG AGACCCTACAGAAGATTAGAGAAAGGACAAAGATTGCAATGCAAAACCCAAAG ATCAAGATGAAGTTAGCAAACCTCGGACACGCTCAAAA CGAGGAGACACGGTTGAAGATTGGGGAGGGAGTGCGGATGCGATGGGCAAGGCGGAAGGAGATGAGGAAAGTGCAGGAGACATGTCATTTCGAGTGGCAGAACTTGCTAGCAGAAGCTGCTAGAAAAGGATATACAGACGAACAAGAGTTTCTGTGGGATTCTTACAAGATTATGGATCAGCAGAATCAGCTGGAATGGCTGGTGAGTGTAGAGCAGAGGAAAGCCGTTAGAGGAGCTAAAAGCAACAGAAGAGCTCCAAAATCTCCGGAACAAAGAAGGAAAATTGCAGAGGCAATTGCTGCTAAATGGGCTGATCCA GCTTACCGTGAAAGGGTTTGCTCTGGCTTGGCGAAGTATCACGGTATACCTGAAGGTGGCGAAAGGCGACGTAGAAGACCAAGTGGGAATGCAGAGCCTAGAAAGAAGAACCCTACAAGTAAAACTACAAGAGAACCAGAGACCGAACGGCAAATTAAAGTTAAAGTAGTGAAAGTAAGAAAGCGCAGAACACCTGTTTATAAAGATCCTCTCGCGAGTACTAAACTTGAAATGATAAAAAGCATCAGAGCAAAAAGAGTTGCAGAAGAATCTAAGAAGATGGATGCTGTGGAACGAGCAAG GCTTTTGATCAGGGAAGCTGAGAAAGCTGCCAAGGTCCTTGAGATTGCTGCTATGACAAGCCCTGTTGCTCAAACATCTTTGCTAGAGAGTAAAATGCTCATAACAAAAGCAACACAGCTGATTGAATCTATAGAAATGAGGCAGATagcttcagatgaggatgcgACTTCACCTCAGCCTAGTAATAGTCTTCCTGATGTAGACACTGAATCCGATCAAGAACAACCAGGAGATGTTAACGGAACATACACATTCACCATCAACGGAGAGAGTCTTCACTTGAACATGAAGCCTAGCGATTTGCCGACATTCAACATAGAAGGTACTACAAAACAACCAAACGGAACCAGAGTCTATCCACCACCAGAGTCTAATGGAGCTATCAAGCTTACTGAGAGCCCTTATCTTCCAAATGGTTCAAACGTGTACCAGGGAACGGAAGAAAAGGCTGAGTCTTTGGAGTCAGGAAATGTAACTAAGAAGTGGGTTCGTGGAAGGCTTGTAGAAGTCGCAGAAGCAGCCTGA